The Callospermophilus lateralis isolate mCalLat2 chromosome 4, mCalLat2.hap1, whole genome shotgun sequence genomic interval TTGGGCTTCGGTTGTTAGAATAAGAAGTCTGTCTTCTGCTCATACTGTCGGTATCTTTGTTGAATTTTTGCTTCATGTGGTGGCAGCATGGAAagctttggacacagtcttgcagGAGATGGCCACTAAAAAACATGTATATCCAGGGATTGCAGCAACTATTCAAGGAAGCCAGTAATGCCGTGATGGTGGTGGAAGGGTTTTCTGAATCtgtatgaaaaatataaaaagagattATTTCAATAGTCAAAGCaagaaattaagcatcagatAAACTCATTTTTCTATTGATTAAGGAGGAAAGACATGTTAGGGGTTAGTATAGAAAGTGACATTTATCAGTCAGGGAACTGGGTAGTATTTAGAAATGGCttgattataaaatatttttgtaagtaAAATGCCTCAAAACTAATGCAAAAAATTTAAAACCACTACTAAAATATTAAATAGGATAAATGGGAATTTCAAGATGATAAAGCtataaaataattcattaaaatatttttgtactttATACTACCATGAGTATGTACTAATAGACACAGCATTCACACAATAGCTACAATTTGAATAAATTTCAAGTCAACAATAACGTataccaaattgtattcttcctAATAATTCAAGTAACATTATGACATTATAAGACCATGTTTAGTAGTTTAAAGTTTTACATAttgaatatattcttgtaatgtaaaaacaatatatgagagaatagtTTAAATATATCCTCGAAGAATGCAAGCtttatagttattttttaatGGATAATTAGAATTTTCATtcgattttttaaaagaaaatcatcTTTTTGGCTCAATTAAATTATATTAAGAATAGTTGAATTAAAAAATTTCAATAGGCTTCTGAAGCACTTTATATTAATTAGCAGTGGTAAATTACATGAACATTAGGAGCTTTCACAGAGATACAACTGTACTgataatatactttttttctaaaaataagaataattagTAAGCACAGACTTTCCCTagattggcatatacaaacttggGTCTTCCTGCTGTTCTATTGCCAAAATAAGTTACAGATTAGTTGATAACTTTCTGCTAGATGCTGCTATTGGAGATGATCATGAACCATGGCTGACTGTatttaaaaagagtaaaaatCACCAACAAATCTATGCATTAgtgaaaaattattttagtaaTTGTGTATAAATCTCAATAAAGCAATAATTACACATCAGGTTAAATTTGGCAATATTAGAGGCTTCTGAGACTAAGCAAAACAGGAAATGGTAAATAAAAGTTAAGTGtgttgtatttttcattattggtggttagaaatatttatttaaattaaatttacacGCAAATGTTTTATTTGCATATAAGACTCACAAAATATATCATATATACTTCCTAcctcaatccttaaaaaacagatGGCTCCACCCAATGCCTATATCATGACTTCAGTTGTTAtaagaaatatttctgtaatatgtTTGGTTTCAAAAAgtatcttttcctttttaaaagaaaacatttttcaatatGCCAAACTAAATAATGTTCCTTTTGGGAAATCCTGATGAAACCAATCTCTCTAGTTTGTGAAGGAATTAAAATCAAACATGCCAGTAGGTGTAGGGAACACTGTCAGAAAATCATTGCAACTTTGTGGAGTAAATAGCTGTATGGTCAAATTAGTGCTGAAAGACTAAAAAATATGTCTAACAAATTAAGTTATTAATAATCCTACTTTGAAATACCAGGAAACAGAAAGTAATTAAGTTAGAAAAAGTTTTAAAGATTATGTCAAGGAAAAGAACATGAACTAATTGCCAACTTAGAATTCTTGACTTCTTAAGAATCTTTTACTAgctttctccaaaaaaaaaaaaaaaaaaaaaaaaaaaagtttatctttGCCCTTACAGAATTTCTATAAAAGTTTTATATTAATTGTGATACTTTTCATGATCTAACGAAAAACAGTTGTGGTCCTAAAAATGCTTTCCTGAATCCAATAGCCTTGAAAGCAGGATGTGTACACAGCCGTTAGTGATTTGGCAAAAAGTCATTGTTCTGTTTTGAAGTTAGTGGGTGACTAGGACACAGTTCCTGAATTTGTGATCTTAATATCATCATTGCACGCTACAAATGCTGATTCCTTGGCCTCATTGTGGAGATATCGAATTATAGTGTCTAGAGTGGAGACCCTAGGAATTGGCATTTTTTCCTTgtgtttaattttatatttatttgaaggactgtttttttttatatGCTCCAACAGTAGGTACGCAGGTTCatgtctcacttttttttttttttttagtttcacaTAATTTTCACATGTCATTAGAAAGTCATTCttcctctaaaattttttttagattttgtaTTTTTGACAATTTCCCCCAAGATGTAATTTTTGTGCATGCCGAAGTTTAAGGACTACTGAGAGGACAGTATGGAAAGAAATactttccctctctcccctcccctccctctctctctttccctctctccgtctctatctcacacacacacacacagacacacacaccacGGGCCTCCACTGTGTCAGCACCTACCGGTCCAGATGAACTTTTCATCCCAGACCGACCACATCTGGATGATGAAGAAAGGAGCCCAGCAGAGGATGTAAGCCGTCACAATCACAAAAGTCATCTTGACGGTGCGAATCTTGGCGCGGGAAATGGTCTTCACGCTGCTGACACAGGGCGCTACCAGAATCCCCTTATGGAGGGCGTCCTCCGCGCCGCTTGCGCCCTTGCTCTGGCGCGACGCGGTCTTTCCGCGGATGTTGCGCCAGATGTGGTAGCAGATGAAGCCGTAGCAGGTACCTAAGATGACCACGGGTGCCACGAAGATGCCgcttgtcatccaggtcacataggctCGGGTGCCCCAGGGTTGGATGAAGGTGGCCCAGCAGTCTTGAGCTTTGGTAACATTGTTCACCTCGATCATGGAGAAGATGAAGTACTGTGGGGTGCTCAGCACGAAGCTCAGTACCCAAGAGGCGGCGATCATGAAGCGCGAGCGGCGTGCCGGCTGCTGCAGGGTCTTGAGCGGGTGGCACACGGCAATGTAGCGGTCTGCGGTCATTACTACCAGCATGTAAGCCGACGCGAACATGGCGAACACCTGCAGGTGTTTCACCACGCGACACAGCCAGTCGGGTCCGCGGAAACGGTAGGTTATGTCCCAGCACAGCTGCGGCAACACCTGGAAGAAGGCGACAGCTAGGTCGGCCAGGCTGAGGTGTCGGATGAAGAGGTGCATGCGGGACGTCTTGCGCGGTGTGCGGTGTAGCGCCAGAAGCACGCTGCTGTTGCCTAGCACGGCCACCACGAAAGTCACCGCCAGCACCGCGATCTCCAGCTTGGCCAGTTCCTCATTGCGCCGGTCTCCCGGGGGACTTCCGCCACCTTCCCCAAGCGCATCTGCTTCCTGGCTCGTGTTGGCACTGTCGGCAGCCAGAGGCCACCAGGAACTGGAGTTGCCCAGCGGTCCCGCGCCGGCGCCTCTGGAGAAACGCATGCTGTCTATACAGCGCTTTTGAGACCCGGGGCAGCGCAGGGAGCTCCTTTCTCACCTCGGGGGACTTGGGTTCTTTTTTCCAAGGGCGCTGTCCTTTCCAAACTCCGGGCTCACGGGGCTCTTCAATCCTCCCGCACGCTAGCACTTGTCCACTGAGTAGCTCTGGGTCCGGTGCTGCAGCCCCTCTCCCTGCTCTGCCTTTCCCCAACTCCCGTCAAGCTGTAAAGGTGCGCTCCGAGCTTCTGAAAGCGCTGAGCCCAGAACTCAATGATTAATGCAGAGGTTGATTCCCCGGGACGCGCTTCCTCTCGCCCTAGTGGCTGGAGACTGTTCTTGCCTCACTCCAACTTCCCTCCTTTCGTTGGCGATTTGTCCTCTTTGCAtcattgctgcaggggtggggctGGGAGACCCGAGGATCCTTCGATTTCATAGGCGGAATCGAGGCGATCTCTCTCGTTCAAAAACTTGGAGAACCGGATGGGGTCTTGCCTTTTCGTTTCCTCAAGCTTCTTTCACCGGCCACCTGAAACCCACATTTGATTTCCGCAGGCGAGTAAGCGCTGTACCTGGAAATCTCAGGTCTATGCAACCACGCGCTGGCTCGAGCACCTGAACTTGGCGCTAAACCCCACGTCCTCCAGTCGGAGTTTTTTTTCGGCTCACTGATCTTATCCCTAGGCAGCTAGTCTGGCTAATTTTATTCCCGAGGCAGTTTTGCTCccgcctccccacttctctctggtAATAACCTTGTGACTTAAAGGATGCATTCTTCTCAATGGGACTTGGTGCCCGCTGTTACTGTCTTGGTTTGCGGGAGGGAAGGACACAGTCATTAGTAGTGAAGGGAAAGGAGCATCTTCTGATTTTCCAGCTTCAGTGTAGGACTTGGGGCCTAGGGAGTTTTCTCTAAGCTAGATTCCAGAGAGTTTCTCTGGGAAAGCCGGATTCCCATTGAGGGGATGGCGGAAATTGGGCTGCTGTAGTCCATGGAGACTTCATTTGTTTAATACTGGATCCTGCAGacttctctgttttcttctgaaggCTAAAGAACAGCTGCCAATCAACATCCACCCTGGCAGTGCTGTCCAGGGCAgaggagagaaaaacctccaggcTTCCGTTCTCAGGGGTGAGAAAGAGGAAATTTCGAAGCAGAAAACAAGCTCTGGGGAAAAAGACAGAAAACACCACCTACTTGTATTAGTTACTCTGGACAACTATTGCTCTGCTGAGGGGGTAGGAGAGAGAGGACCCAGAGGTAGAAATACACATACCTTCAGCTGTTTTAGCTTTGGTGAAGGTATGTTAGGAAAGACAGCAAGGGGGAGCTGTTTCCGGCTATTTTCacaagaaggaaaaagaagaaacactTTAATGGGGTGATTTACTATGTAGATTCATGAACATGATAGTCGTAGAACGTTTGTGTGTTGTGGCTGTAGTATACATTTGATTGTCTCAGAAAAATTTCACCATTTGTGAAATGCAggcagataaatgaaaatatttttattctcagtCATAATTCTACTTTGCTATCTGCTTCTTGCAGGCAGACTCCCTAGGGTTGTCACATAAAGAGTGCTGGACTCGATATGGGAAGTCCTGtttcattgtggttattaagcctGGGACCATGCATCTTAAAAATGGTAATAAAATTATCTGCCATTCTTACTTATATGGCTACTTGGAGAATCTAATGAGACACTATTCTGTGTGGGAATATGCTGTGAAGACAAAAATTTGTGTTGCAtgggtttattttctccaagatatccaggaagcaaaaaaattaaagagatttaGGAATGCTTATAAGTAAAAGAATTCCAGAGCACTTGTTTGGAAATTATTTTTCAAGCAATCAGGTTATAGTCATTGACTCAGAGACATGACCTTCTTTTAAGTCACAAATTACTTTATTAGTTCTCCTTATGAAAAATAATGTGGACTGACTCTAGGTCCCTGGGTGTTGCAAAAGAGGTTCGTTACCCAGAGCCTCTCAATTTTATAGGTCTTGGGCCTATGCATGTGAATTTTAGGTTACATGGGTGAGGGGAATCTGCATTCCTGAGTCACCAAAGTTCTTTAGGTGTTCTTAGTCCAGACAGATGGTGTGTGGCCTCTCAGAAAATCATGTATCTGTGTCAGGCAGTCTTACCCAATAACTAAACTATATAGAAATACCTGGTTTATGACAATAACTAGGTTACATCAGTGGATCCAATTGGAAGATATTATTATTAAGAGATAACAGTATCAATTACTCATATATGTGTACATGGGTGTGTATtctaatgtatgtatgtatttatgcaTGTATCACTCTGTTGGGTGTCATCAGGTctaaaaatcaggaaaaaaaaaagtgttgcaaATTCCAGAACCAGATCTTCTTTCAATTCATATGGTTAAAAATATTATCTTAATTTTACTGGTTCCATATTAAAATGAAAGCAAGACTATCAAAATACAGATTTGCTATTCATGCACTTCACTGAACTTGCTGTGAAAGTTCCCCAGGTTAAAAGAATTGTGATGTTAAAATGTGAAAAGAACACAATCAATATTTTCTATGTCttcttgtgctttttttttttagcctagTTGGCATTTACTCTGTATTTTTTGTATTATGAAGACTTTTTTTCTCTTACTTTCCATGGATGTCAGTTAATATATTTTGAGGATTAGATGATGAAATTATGCATACGTATCCTGGAGTAATCATCGTTTCATTTGCTGGTCTTTCTTTCTCCATTTTATAATTCCAGATATTTAAGAAGAATTTCAACTAATAGAAACAGCTACCTTTACTTATGGCTGTGTGACTGTTTGAATCTttgagcttcagttttctcatgtgtAAAATCTTAGTGATAAAATATAATGCAGTTACTGCAAGGATTATATAAAAGTTTAAGGTTTTGGCATTCCATGAGtgttgaaaatattaatttctttttaaaaaatattgtctatatgaatatatattaacTGCTATTTTGCCATTGAAGTTTTTCCTTCTAGTTAAAGCAGcatatccccaactttcttaagtGTAATAGAAAATATAGGTAGATTTTCAATGAAAAAGAGTCCCATGTTCAAATACAGGGAAGCAGGCTGTTTATTTGCATCCCAGTCCTGTTCTGGAAACTTGTTCATGAAAAGGATTTGAAaaaacttcagaaaagaagactaTTGAATGTTGTTTATTAATGTACCCCAAAGTTAATTGTGGAAAACCtccatctttttattttctccatgGAACAGGGATGAACATATCATAGGACATGGGACATGGTTTGAGTAGCACCAAGTAAAGAGACTTGGTGTCTGCAATGATTGAGAATCACCTCCGGACTTAGTCAAGTCAGGAAATTGGAGGTTTGGGCCCCATTTAACCTGCTCTCCCACAGGCAGGGAAGCCCAATGTCAATAAGTTACAATTAGTCTATCAAATTACTTTCTGGACTTTTCACAGATACTATTCAATATATCATATTTCTTCTCCTTAAACTCTCagttttcttttctgtctttacttagaaaaaagaagaaactaggcATTCTACATTATCTACATATCCATTCTACATCTAGAGCTCACAATGACCCCTTTCCCTTTAATTTATATTAATGCCACTATTGTTACAAGCCTGTAGTATGGTATTGATATTATTACTTctagtaaatgaatgaatacttGTTGTACCTCTCTGTCCTGGGTCTTGAGCTGCCTACATAGAAGGATATAATAGTGGCTATTGTTTATGAAGCACAATGTTTCAGGCACAGTCATACATGCCttacaaatattatttcacttaaTCCTCCCAATGATACTGTGAAGGGTATAGTGTTATTATTTCAGAGGCAGAGAGAGTGTAACTAGCCAGCCTCAGGTGAAACAGCTGGCCAGTGATAGAAGCAGAATTTGAACAAAAGCAGCTGTCTCCAGCAGCATTTGTAATGTCAGCCAGTGCACTGTACTGCTGTCTGTAAGCCTCATGCTCCTAGATCTCAGACTTGTATAGACCACATGATTGGCCATTTTCTGTTCCATCTATATATAATACCTTCTTCATTAAGACTAGGGGATCTTCTGGGATTTGCATTGCTTCTTTCATATCTTTGGTTTGCTCTTTGCCAAGCCAATTATAGGGCAACAATAGTTGAAGTAGTAATGAGAATAACAGATAATACAAACATTTACTAACATTGATTAAATTTCATGAGCTAAGTACCTTGAATTCATTATTTCAATTAATCTTTAATACTTAAAATTGTGTGTAGGGATGCAGGGTATAGTTATATTTAATTTCACTTTACAGAATAAAACAATTTTGCAGAGGTTAAATTGCAAGCCTCCATTGACTAAGGGGGTCTCACATGTAGgtccatttgaaatgaacttggtTATAACTGCTATGTTCCAGTGCCTTCCATGCACATCATAAACACACCCAACACACCTTTGCAGAATTCATTAATAAGTATTGTAATGGAAACTTCCTTCTGAGTGTTGAATGAATGTAAGATTCATAAAGTGCTTAGTGACTGGATAAATTAACAAAGAATTTTTGAAGAGCTGTCTTTGAGCACCTAAATTCCATCGTATATTTCTGAAGGAGAGGATCATCATTTATATTTGGAAAGGATTTAAATAATTCTGGTTATCTTTCTGCATTGAGAATCCTGGACTgataaatttatttgatttaaaaaagtATCCACTgaatgagcttttttttttttttttaaaggaaaacacacacacacacacacacacacacacacacacacacacactgaatccCAAACATGCTGCAAGTCAAGCAGGGGAAAACATCAGATCTTCATTATAGCACTATTCATTCCAGAGggtaaaattaaaaaggaaaactgtGTTAAGTCTATTTATGGAGCTTTATTTTCTTATGTGATCAAGCTGGCTTGCATGTTGAAGTGCGGAGCTATGACATTAAAGGGAGGCTACCATATTCAACAAAATTTAAATATTGATGTTGATGAAAAGTTACAATCTCTTCACttgtataaaacaaacaaaaaatcattcgTAAGTTACAATTACAATATTAGTAGAAAAATCACTCCAAAGGAAAAGATTTCCAAAATTAGTGTTCTTGCATCATATGTTTAGAAAATCCACTTGCATGTAAAATtatgattggcttatttcaagtttttaaaattctaaatgcTTGATTTTATGACTTTTGCCCCTAATAAGTTAATATT includes:
- the Avpr1a gene encoding vasopressin V1a receptor, producing MRFSRGAGAGPLGNSSSWWPLAADSANTSQEADALGEGGGSPPGDRRNEELAKLEIAVLAVTFVVAVLGNSSVLLALHRTPRKTSRMHLFIRHLSLADLAVAFFQVLPQLCWDITYRFRGPDWLCRVVKHLQVFAMFASAYMLVVMTADRYIAVCHPLKTLQQPARRSRFMIAASWVLSFVLSTPQYFIFSMIEVNNVTKAQDCWATFIQPWGTRAYVTWMTSGIFVAPVVILGTCYGFICYHIWRNIRGKTASRQSKGASGAEDALHKGILVAPCVSSVKTISRAKIRTVKMTFVIVTAYILCWAPFFIIQMWSVWDEKFIWTDSENPSTTITALLASLNSCCNPWIYMFFSGHLLQDCVQSFPCCHHMKQKFNKDTDSMSRRQTSYSNNRSPTNSTGTWKDSPKSSKSIKFIPVPT